A single Bacillus sp. HMF5848 DNA region contains:
- a CDS encoding PTS fructose transporter subunit IIC: MVKKILAVTACPTGIAHTYMAAEALEKAAKEKGVSIKVETRGGVGVENAITADEIREAHAIILAVATDADEARFAGKPIIKASPGEAIKNAASLIEKAVQAKPAKQDYVSQVEQTKSERSSQRTGPYKHLMNGVSFMIPLVVAGGLLIAISFIFGIEAFKEEGTLAAALMNIGGGAAFALMVPILAGYIAYSIADRPGLAPGLVGGMLASQGGSGFLGGIIAGFLAGYIAKFLKDYIKLPRNFEGLKPVLIIPFFSTLVVGLLMVYVIGTPVSNIMEGLSNWLAGLNTGNAVALGLILGAMMAFDMGGPVNKAAYTFAVGLLASNIYEPMAAVMAAGMTPPLGLWLATMLAPKNFTVEEKEAGKAAGVLGISFITEGAIPFAAADPFRVIPSLMVGSATAGALSMVFNAALKAPHGGIFVLFIPNAVTNVLMYALAIAIGTVVTAVMVNLLKGMKVKKSTTEESSTKIAG; the protein is encoded by the coding sequence ATCGTGAAGAAAATCTTAGCTGTTACAGCTTGCCCAACAGGAATTGCACACACGTACATGGCTGCAGAAGCATTAGAAAAAGCGGCTAAAGAAAAAGGTGTTTCAATCAAGGTTGAAACAAGAGGTGGTGTTGGTGTTGAAAACGCTATCACTGCGGACGAGATTCGTGAAGCACATGCTATTATATTAGCAGTTGCTACTGACGCTGATGAGGCGCGATTCGCTGGAAAGCCAATTATTAAGGCATCTCCTGGGGAAGCAATAAAAAATGCTGCTAGTCTAATAGAAAAAGCAGTACAAGCAAAACCTGCGAAGCAGGATTATGTTTCTCAAGTAGAACAAACGAAGTCTGAGAGAAGTTCACAACGTACAGGTCCATACAAACACCTTATGAACGGTGTATCTTTTATGATTCCGCTAGTTGTCGCGGGTGGTTTACTAATTGCCATTTCCTTTATTTTCGGTATTGAGGCGTTTAAAGAAGAAGGAACGTTAGCCGCAGCTTTAATGAATATTGGTGGCGGGGCAGCATTCGCGCTTATGGTTCCAATTTTAGCAGGTTACATTGCATATTCTATTGCTGATAGACCGGGATTAGCACCAGGTTTAGTTGGTGGTATGTTAGCGAGTCAAGGTGGCTCAGGATTTTTAGGTGGTATTATTGCAGGTTTCTTAGCAGGTTATATTGCAAAGTTTTTGAAGGATTATATTAAACTACCAAGAAATTTTGAAGGTTTAAAACCAGTTCTTATCATACCGTTTTTCTCAACACTAGTGGTCGGATTGTTAATGGTGTATGTAATCGGTACGCCAGTTAGTAATATTATGGAAGGTTTAAGTAATTGGTTAGCTGGGCTTAATACAGGAAACGCTGTTGCGCTAGGTCTTATTCTTGGTGCTATGATGGCATTTGATATGGGTGGTCCGGTTAATAAAGCAGCATATACATTTGCAGTTGGTTTGCTGGCAAGTAATATTTATGAGCCGATGGCAGCTGTTATGGCAGCGGGTATGACACCGCCATTAGGACTTTGGTTAGCAACTATGCTAGCTCCAAAGAACTTTACGGTAGAAGAAAAAGAAGCTGGGAAAGCTGCTGGGGTTCTAGGAATTTCATTTATTACTGAAGGTGCCATTCCATTTGCAGCGGCTGATCCATTCCGTGTTATTCCATCATTGATGGTCGGTTCTGCAACAGCTGGTGCACTATCAATGGTATTTAATGCAGCGTTAAAAGCGCCGCACGGTGGTATCTTTGTTCTCTTCATCCCAAATGCTGTAACAAACGTACTGATGTATGCGCTTGCTATTGCAATAGGTACGGTAGTGACAGCAGTAATGGTTAACTTATTAAAAGGTATGAAAGTTAAAAAGTCAACAACGGAAGAATCGTCTACAAAAATAGCAGGTTAA
- the pfkB gene encoding 1-phosphofructokinase, with translation MKSVLTITLNPAIDKTVIVDRFVVGGLNRIEPIPQLDPGGKGVNVAKVLKNFDVPVIATGFVAGKQGEHLLSSLEKRGIATSFIKVDGETRTNLKIVDKANKQTTEVNEAGFQVSVCDLDSLFNHLSRLYDHTSHVVLGGSIPLGAPKDIYQQLIEHAKNHQVKIILDADGEAFRLGVKAGPFAIKPNLYELEQFVDQKLPTYEDIEKAARNLICDYNIQLVVVSLGKEGALFITNESSVFADALSIKAKSSVGAGDSMVAMIIYSLVKNLALEELAIWSVTAGSVTASKSGTEVCSLEEVAASLDKINVKHL, from the coding sequence ATGAAATCGGTTTTGACAATCACGTTAAATCCTGCGATTGACAAAACGGTTATTGTCGACAGGTTTGTGGTAGGAGGGTTGAATCGTATCGAGCCAATTCCTCAATTAGACCCAGGTGGTAAAGGTGTTAATGTAGCAAAGGTACTTAAAAATTTTGATGTTCCAGTTATTGCAACGGGTTTTGTTGCAGGAAAACAAGGAGAACACCTTCTTTCATCTCTTGAAAAAAGAGGTATTGCTACAAGCTTTATTAAAGTAGATGGTGAAACAAGAACAAACTTAAAAATTGTAGATAAAGCTAACAAACAAACAACAGAAGTAAACGAGGCTGGATTCCAAGTATCCGTTTGTGATTTAGATTCATTATTTAATCATTTATCTAGATTGTATGACCATACATCGCATGTTGTTTTAGGTGGCAGTATTCCTTTAGGTGCACCTAAAGATATTTATCAGCAACTCATTGAGCATGCCAAAAATCATCAGGTGAAAATTATTCTGGATGCAGATGGTGAAGCGTTCCGTCTTGGTGTTAAAGCAGGGCCTTTTGCTATCAAACCAAATTTATATGAATTAGAACAATTTGTTGATCAAAAGCTACCAACCTATGAAGATATTGAAAAAGCTGCGCGCAATCTTATTTGTGACTATAATATTCAGCTTGTTGTTGTATCACTAGGAAAAGAAGGTGCGCTATTTATTACAAACGAATCAAGTGTTTTTGCGGACGCTCTTAGTATTAAGGCGAAAAGCTCAGTAGGCGCAGGAGATTCTATGGTTGCGATGATTATATATAGTCTTGTAAAGAATCTTGCACTTGAAGAGTTAGCAATCTGGTCTGTGACAGCAGGAAGTGTTACTGCATCTAAATCAGGAACTGAAGTATGTTCACTTGAAGAAGTTGCTGCCAGTTTAGACAAAATAAATGTGAAGCATTTGTAA